A section of the Deinococcus taeanensis genome encodes:
- a CDS encoding aminotransferase class V-fold PLP-dependent enzyme: protein MEFAQLRADLIGSDTLIHTPFGERRVTYADYVASGRALRSVEDRIATLALPLYANTHTEDSATGAHSTHLTHQAAEYIKSQLGGDPSCKLVFCGSGSTAAVRRLQDILGLSVAAQHRSAVLAALPAGQRPVVFVGPYEHHSNEISWRETLAEVVEIPLCEKGNLNLEALVDALKDPRYAGRPRIGSFSAASNVTGLLTDTRSVARILHAHGAYAFFDFAASGPYVPIDMKPGRPDGYDAVFLSPHKFVGGPGTPGLLCFREELYRLQVPSTPGGGTVRFVNRERQIYVEDIEVREDAGTPAILGKIRTALAFRVKADLGTEQLTAREHDLYARALARLRPNPRVQLLGNLDAPRLAFLSFLTFTGGGLQLHPRLVVRLLNDLFGIQARGGCACAGPYGHVLLNVDDQTSERYMQCALNHVDGVKPGWTRLNLAPWATDDEVEFLLAAVEFVAEYGERFVAQYTFDWMSGAWTHPGDRAPLDLFGELRPARAVGPVPYAAYLEEARTLAERLGPAGEGRAVPAHVPADLVFFTT, encoded by the coding sequence ATGGAGTTTGCCCAGCTGCGCGCCGATCTGATCGGTTCCGACACCCTGATTCACACGCCGTTCGGGGAGCGTCGCGTCACCTACGCCGATTACGTCGCCTCTGGCCGGGCGCTGCGCAGCGTGGAGGACCGGATTGCTACGCTGGCCCTGCCGCTGTACGCCAACACGCACACCGAGGACAGTGCCACGGGCGCGCACTCCACCCACCTGACCCACCAGGCCGCCGAGTACATCAAAAGTCAGCTGGGAGGTGACCCCAGCTGCAAACTGGTGTTCTGTGGGTCTGGCAGTACGGCCGCTGTGCGGCGCCTTCAGGACATCCTGGGGCTGTCAGTGGCGGCCCAGCACCGCAGTGCAGTGCTGGCGGCCCTGCCTGCCGGGCAGCGGCCCGTGGTCTTCGTGGGGCCCTATGAGCATCACAGCAACGAGATCAGCTGGCGCGAAACGCTCGCCGAGGTCGTTGAAATTCCCCTGTGCGAGAAGGGCAACCTGAATCTGGAGGCTCTGGTGGACGCCCTGAAGGACCCCCGCTACGCCGGGCGGCCCCGGATCGGGTCGTTCAGCGCGGCGAGCAACGTCACTGGCCTGCTCACCGATACGCGGTCCGTGGCGCGCATCCTGCATGCCCACGGCGCGTATGCCTTCTTCGATTTTGCGGCGAGTGGGCCGTACGTACCGATCGATATGAAGCCCGGGCGGCCCGACGGGTACGACGCAGTGTTCCTCAGCCCGCACAAGTTCGTGGGGGGCCCCGGTACGCCGGGTCTGCTGTGCTTCCGGGAGGAGCTGTACCGCCTGCAGGTGCCCAGCACGCCGGGGGGCGGCACGGTGCGTTTCGTGAACCGGGAGCGGCAGATCTATGTCGAGGACATCGAGGTGCGCGAGGACGCCGGAACGCCCGCCATTCTGGGCAAAATCCGCACGGCCCTGGCCTTCCGCGTGAAAGCGGACCTGGGAACGGAGCAGCTGACTGCCCGTGAGCATGACCTGTACGCCCGGGCCCTGGCCCGGCTTCGGCCCAACCCACGCGTGCAGTTGCTGGGCAACCTGGACGCGCCGCGCCTGGCGTTCCTGTCGTTCCTGACGTTCACAGGAGGTGGGCTGCAGCTGCATCCGCGGCTGGTGGTGCGGCTCCTGAATGACCTGTTCGGGATTCAGGCCCGTGGTGGCTGCGCGTGTGCCGGGCCGTATGGACACGTGCTGCTGAACGTGGATGACCAGACGAGCGAGCGGTACATGCAGTGCGCCCTGAATCACGTGGACGGCGTGAAGCCGGGCTGGACGCGCCTGAACCTTGCGCCGTGGGCCACGGATGACGAAGTGGAGTTCCTGCTGGCCGCCGTGGAATTTGTGGCGGAGTACGGCGAACGGTTCGTTGCGCAGTACACTTTCGACTGGATGAGCGGGGCCTGGACCCACCCGGGTGACCGGGCGCCCCTCGATCTGTTTGGTGAGCTGCGGCCTGCCCGCGCGGTCGGGCCGGTGCCGTACGCCGCGTATCTGGAAGAGGCGCGCACTTTGGCAGAGAGGCTGGGGCCGGCGGGGGAGGGGAGAGCTGTTCCGGCGCATGTGCCGGCAGACCTGGTGTTCTTCACCACCTGA
- a CDS encoding thiamine pyrophosphate-dependent dehydrogenase E1 component subunit alpha, protein MIQPFTPEPIRFVAEDGTPVQPLPERFTPDVLRELHGLMLQAREFDRKLITLLRQGRTTFYAQSSGMEATQVGLARSIRVGHDWVWPYYRDHTLGLAMGVPMDELISQCLGTNSDTCRGRQMPHHFAARRQNFVSISSSIASQVPPAAGNAMAQKYLGVDEITVCTFGDGATSEGDWHAGMNMAGAAQAPALFVCENNQWAISTSIREQTASETIHIKARAYGMPGYYVDGNDIIAVMEVCAHAAGQVRAGHGPALVECLTYRVGSHSNADADAEKHYRTREEVDAWLARDPITRLEKLLEHLGHPVSAEERAALIARTHREVDEQVLRAEATGQPDWRIMFEDVYADLPDHLRQQEAFLRAEQSAGQGGRA, encoded by the coding sequence ATGATTCAACCCTTCACCCCCGAGCCCATCCGCTTCGTCGCGGAAGACGGGACGCCGGTGCAGCCCCTCCCGGAACGCTTCACACCGGACGTGCTGCGCGAACTGCACGGCCTGATGCTTCAGGCCCGCGAATTCGACCGCAAACTCATCACCCTGCTCCGGCAGGGCCGCACCACCTTCTACGCGCAGTCCAGCGGCATGGAAGCCACCCAGGTCGGCCTGGCCCGCTCCATTCGCGTCGGGCACGACTGGGTCTGGCCGTACTACCGCGACCACACCCTGGGCCTCGCCATGGGCGTGCCCATGGACGAGCTCATCAGCCAGTGCCTGGGCACCAACAGCGACACCTGCCGCGGCCGCCAGATGCCGCACCACTTCGCGGCCAGGCGGCAGAACTTCGTGTCCATCAGCTCCTCCATCGCGTCGCAGGTGCCGCCCGCCGCCGGCAACGCAATGGCGCAGAAGTACCTCGGGGTGGATGAGATCACCGTCTGCACCTTCGGAGACGGCGCCACCAGCGAAGGCGACTGGCACGCCGGCATGAACATGGCCGGCGCCGCCCAGGCCCCCGCCCTGTTCGTCTGCGAGAACAACCAGTGGGCCATCAGCACCAGCATCCGCGAGCAGACGGCCAGCGAGACCATTCACATCAAGGCCAGGGCGTACGGCATGCCCGGCTACTACGTGGACGGCAACGACATCATTGCCGTGATGGAAGTCTGTGCGCACGCCGCCGGGCAGGTCCGCGCCGGGCACGGCCCCGCGCTCGTGGAATGCCTGACCTACCGTGTTGGTTCGCACAGCAACGCCGATGCCGACGCGGAGAAGCACTACCGCACCCGCGAGGAGGTCGACGCCTGGCTGGCCCGCGATCCCATCACCCGCCTTGAGAAGCTCCTGGAGCACCTCGGCCACCCGGTCAGCGCCGAGGAGCGCGCCGCCCTGATCGCCCGCACCCACCGCGAGGTGGACGAACAGGTCCTCAGGGCCGAAGCGACCGGGCAGCCCGACTGGCGCATCATGTTCGAGGACGTGTACGCCGACCTGCCTGATCACCTGCGCCAGCAGGAGGCGTTCCTGCGCGCCGAACAGAGCGCGGGTCAGGGCGGGCGCGCATGA
- a CDS encoding dihydrolipoamide acetyltransferase family protein: MKEVLLPELAESVVEGEILKWLVREGDTIALEQPLCEVMTDKVTVELPSPVAGVLSKRLAGEGDVVAVHAAIALIDETGGAGAPSATQGVQASAGNGPAVALPPQAQEEREQVGGSIVEAGHLHNKADDDSSSLFKAFSSDEKVQVQGLGQRQAAPQAAPAQPAARPDGRVLAVPAARQLARELNLDLTQVRGSGPNGRVRVTDVLAHQGQGNAVPAPTPPAAPALSTPAAPTRTPAAGGLPVPPVQYRTPKGYEHLEERVPLRGMRRAISNQMVASHLYTVRTLTVDEVNLSRLVAFRARVKDDAAAAGVKLSYLPFIFKAVAAALRKYPSLNSSFDEATQEIVHKRYFNIGMAVATDAGLTVPVLKDVNHKSIFDLAREVTDLAGRAQAGKLQADELAGSTFSITNIGSIGALFSFPIINVPDAAILGVHSIQKRAIVDEHDNIVVAHMMYLSLSFDHRLVDGAEAARFCKEVIRLLENPDRLMLEAM, from the coding sequence ATGAAAGAAGTGCTGTTGCCTGAACTCGCCGAGAGTGTCGTCGAGGGTGAAATTCTCAAATGGCTCGTCCGGGAGGGCGACACCATTGCCCTCGAACAGCCGCTGTGCGAAGTCATGACCGACAAGGTCACCGTGGAACTGCCCAGCCCTGTGGCGGGCGTGCTCAGCAAACGGCTTGCGGGGGAAGGCGACGTGGTGGCCGTTCACGCGGCCATCGCCCTGATCGACGAAACCGGCGGCGCGGGCGCCCCCAGCGCCACGCAGGGCGTCCAGGCGAGCGCCGGCAACGGCCCGGCGGTGGCGTTGCCCCCGCAGGCGCAGGAAGAACGCGAACAGGTGGGCGGCAGCATTGTGGAAGCCGGACACCTGCACAACAAGGCCGACGACGACTCCAGCAGTCTCTTCAAGGCGTTCTCCAGTGATGAGAAAGTGCAGGTGCAGGGCCTCGGCCAGCGCCAGGCGGCGCCTCAGGCCGCGCCCGCGCAGCCCGCGGCGCGCCCCGACGGCCGCGTGCTGGCTGTGCCCGCCGCACGCCAGCTGGCCCGCGAACTGAACCTCGACCTGACGCAGGTGCGCGGCAGCGGCCCCAACGGCCGCGTCCGCGTCACGGACGTCCTCGCGCACCAGGGGCAGGGCAACGCCGTCCCCGCGCCCACCCCGCCAGCTGCCCCGGCTCTGTCCACCCCGGCCGCCCCCACCAGGACCCCCGCCGCCGGGGGGCTGCCTGTCCCCCCCGTGCAGTACCGCACGCCCAAAGGCTACGAGCACCTCGAAGAGCGCGTGCCGCTGCGCGGAATGCGCCGCGCCATCAGCAACCAGATGGTCGCCAGCCACCTGTACACCGTCCGCACCCTGACCGTGGACGAGGTCAACCTCAGCCGGCTCGTGGCGTTCCGCGCCCGCGTGAAGGACGACGCTGCGGCGGCCGGCGTGAAGCTCTCGTACCTGCCGTTCATCTTCAAGGCCGTCGCTGCGGCGCTGCGCAAGTACCCCAGCCTGAACAGTTCCTTCGACGAGGCCACGCAGGAGATCGTGCACAAACGCTACTTCAACATCGGCATGGCTGTCGCCACGGACGCCGGCCTGACTGTGCCGGTTCTGAAGGACGTCAACCACAAGAGTATCTTCGACCTCGCGCGTGAGGTGACCGACCTCGCCGGCCGCGCCCAGGCCGGGAAGCTCCAGGCCGACGAACTGGCTGGCAGCACCTTCAGCATCACGAACATCGGTTCCATCGGTGCGCTGTTCTCCTTCCCGATCATCAATGTGCCCGACGCCGCCATTCTCGGCGTGCACTCGATCCAGAAACGCGCCATCGTGGACGAGCACGACAACATCGTCGTGGCGCACATGATGTACCTGAGCCTCTCCTTCGATCACCGCCTCGTGGACGGCGCCGAAGCCGCCCGCTTCTGCAAGGAAGTCATCCGCCTGCTGGAGAACCCTGACCGGCTGATGCTCGAAGCGATGTAA
- the def gene encoding peptide deformylase, with protein MTDPAAPRVYPLRLYGDPVLRRKAKPLHATDLLTVPGFGPQTVRQVADTMLETMFEAHGVGLAAPQIGLPVRLFVAVEYEDDEEENEGQEKPLKSRVLREYVMLNPTLKVMDKKKDRSYQEGCLSIPGIYEEGVPRARAVQVSYTDLDGQARVIEADDYLARVFQHEADHLDGVMFLDRLPPEVTEDYRRELLAIQQKSRAFLNDLALRERQRREEASL; from the coding sequence GTGACGGACCCTGCTGCCCCCCGCGTGTATCCCCTGCGCCTGTACGGCGACCCGGTGCTGCGCCGTAAAGCCAAGCCTCTGCATGCCACGGATCTGCTGACCGTCCCGGGTTTCGGCCCGCAGACGGTGCGGCAGGTGGCGGACACCATGCTCGAAACGATGTTCGAGGCGCATGGCGTGGGGCTCGCCGCGCCGCAGATCGGTCTACCCGTGCGGTTGTTCGTGGCCGTGGAGTACGAGGATGACGAGGAGGAGAACGAAGGGCAGGAAAAGCCCCTGAAGTCCCGCGTGCTGCGCGAGTACGTGATGCTCAATCCGACCCTGAAGGTCATGGACAAGAAAAAGGACCGCTCGTACCAGGAGGGCTGCCTGAGCATTCCGGGCATCTACGAGGAGGGCGTGCCGAGGGCGCGGGCAGTGCAGGTGAGTTACACCGATCTGGACGGCCAGGCGCGCGTGATAGAGGCTGATGATTACCTCGCCCGGGTGTTTCAGCATGAGGCTGATCACCTCGACGGCGTGATGTTCCTGGACCGCCTGCCGCCGGAGGTGACCGAGGACTACCGCAGGGAACTGCTGGCGATTCAGCAGAAGTCCCGCGCGTTCCTGAATGACCTTGCGCTGCGTGAGCGGCAGCGGCGGGAAGAGGCGAGCCTTTGA
- a CDS encoding endonuclease III domain-containing protein → MTTPAPLNAARPEPERAELLTWVKDQLRAEYGERPLDPRRDPMHELISTILSQRTNWRDEDAAYQELRALGNWDDIIAAPTDAVAHAIRRSNYPESKAPRIQQALIAIRDSPSGYNLDFLRDLPVKDALKWLTDLPGVGIKTASLVLLFNYARPVFPVDTHVHRTTTRMGAIPKMGEQAAHRALLKLLPPDPPFLYELHVNLLRHGQRVCTWHRPKCGACVLRERCDAYAQYGEHVPSWKG, encoded by the coding sequence ATGACCACCCCCGCTCCCCTGAACGCGGCCCGCCCCGAACCGGAGCGGGCCGAACTGCTCACCTGGGTAAAAGACCAGCTGCGCGCCGAGTACGGCGAACGGCCCCTCGACCCCCGCCGCGACCCGATGCACGAACTGATCAGCACCATCCTGTCCCAGCGCACCAACTGGCGCGACGAGGATGCCGCCTACCAGGAACTTCGCGCGCTCGGAAACTGGGACGACATCATCGCCGCGCCCACCGACGCGGTCGCCCACGCCATCCGCCGCAGCAACTACCCGGAAAGCAAGGCGCCGCGGATCCAGCAGGCCCTGATTGCCATCCGGGATTCCCCCAGCGGCTACAACCTCGATTTTCTGCGCGACCTGCCCGTCAAGGACGCCCTGAAGTGGCTCACCGACCTGCCCGGCGTGGGCATCAAGACAGCCAGCCTGGTGCTGCTGTTCAACTACGCCCGGCCGGTGTTCCCGGTCGATACTCACGTGCACCGCACCACCACCCGCATGGGGGCCATCCCAAAAATGGGGGAGCAGGCCGCGCACCGCGCGCTGCTGAAACTCCTGCCGCCCGACCCGCCCTTTCTGTACGAGCTTCACGTGAACCTGCTGCGCCACGGGCAGCGCGTCTGCACCTGGCACCGGCCGAAATGTGGGGCGTGCGTCCTGCGTGAGCGCTGCGACGCCTACGCCCAGTACGGCGAGCACGTGCCCAGCTGGAAGGGTTGA
- a CDS encoding tetratricopeptide repeat protein, translated as MRSLTLLLALTGTLTAHAQTTPGAPSAPAQAAPQSAAAHATTARTLAERARAAYPRGSANIDQPLWKQAAAAAEAAVAAAPDNADFLKLRAEIYTEVRFWRQAELAWNAYFKVAPATQNAAEATSAANVQYNLGYAAYTRNQPDQAAAFFQTCLTLDPRSAQCAAWAARTALEAGNYTQAQTLYDRALSLNPGDKTLTYFRSLSVSAAQYGPAATRAFSRAYGELDAGRKAQALAGFQEAARSAPNFADAQREAGRLALELGNPQAALEAYTALSALPKPTAADRYNLTLAQEAQTYGLTAVRTYRAAYARYAAGDRTAAETGFQAATQQNPRYAKAWAWLGRVRYERKDYAGASAAYMQAVALDPNDKSSAYYLKLSQQGK; from the coding sequence ATGCGTTCCCTGACCCTGCTGCTGGCCCTGACCGGCACCCTGACTGCCCACGCCCAGACGACCCCCGGTGCCCCCTCGGCGCCCGCGCAGGCGGCGCCGCAGAGCGCCGCCGCGCACGCCACCACCGCCCGCACCCTGGCCGAGCGGGCGCGCGCCGCCTACCCCAGAGGCAGCGCGAACATCGATCAGCCGCTCTGGAAACAGGCCGCCGCCGCTGCCGAGGCCGCCGTCGCTGCCGCACCCGACAACGCCGACTTTCTGAAACTCCGCGCGGAGATCTACACCGAGGTGCGCTTCTGGCGTCAGGCGGAACTTGCCTGGAACGCCTACTTCAAGGTGGCGCCCGCCACCCAGAACGCGGCTGAGGCGACAAGCGCCGCGAACGTGCAGTACAACCTCGGCTACGCCGCGTACACCCGCAACCAGCCCGATCAGGCCGCCGCGTTCTTCCAGACCTGCCTGACCCTCGACCCCCGCAGCGCCCAGTGCGCCGCCTGGGCCGCCCGCACCGCCCTGGAAGCCGGGAACTACACGCAGGCGCAGACCCTGTACGACCGCGCGCTGAGCCTCAACCCAGGCGACAAAACCCTCACGTACTTCCGCAGCCTCAGCGTCAGCGCCGCCCAGTACGGTCCCGCCGCCACCCGCGCCTTCAGCCGCGCCTACGGCGAACTCGACGCCGGGCGCAAGGCGCAGGCGCTCGCCGGCTTCCAGGAAGCGGCACGCAGCGCCCCGAACTTCGCGGACGCGCAGCGCGAAGCCGGCCGGCTGGCCCTGGAACTCGGCAACCCCCAGGCGGCCCTGGAGGCCTACACCGCCCTGAGCGCCCTGCCCAAACCCACTGCCGCCGACCGGTACAACCTCACACTCGCGCAGGAAGCGCAGACCTACGGCCTGACTGCCGTCCGCACCTACCGCGCCGCGTACGCCCGGTACGCCGCGGGCGACAGGACCGCCGCAGAGACCGGCTTCCAGGCCGCCACGCAGCAGAACCCCCGCTACGCCAAAGCGTGGGCGTGGCTGGGCCGCGTCCGCTACGAACGCAAGGACTACGCCGGTGCCAGCGCCGCCTACATGCAGGCCGTGGCACTTGACCCGAACGACAAAAGCAGCGCCTACTACCTGAAACTCTCCCAGCAGGGAAAGTAG
- a CDS encoding alpha-ketoacid dehydrogenase subunit beta, producing the protein MTATQDRPEMTPMTSGRTINLIQAVTEAIAEEMERDSRVVLFGEDVGARGGVFMATAGLQERFGKHRVFDTPLSEASIVGAAVGMAVRGLRPIAEIQFADYMGPGFDQIISQAAKIRYRSGGQFTAPMVIRTPSGGGVKGGHHHSQSPESYYTHTPGLKVVMPSTPYDAKGLLKAALRGEDPVIYFEPKRLYRAAKGQVPDHDYTVKLGEAAIRREGSDLSLIGYGGVMPDLEKAADALGAEGVSVEVIDLRSLVPWDRDRVLTSVQKTGRAVLVSEAPRISNFMGEVAYVIQEQAFDFLTAPVGQVAGFDTPYPYVQDKVYLPGANRIVAACVQALNY; encoded by the coding sequence ATGACCGCCACCCAGGACCGCCCCGAGATGACCCCCATGACCAGCGGCCGCACGATCAACCTCATTCAGGCCGTAACCGAGGCCATCGCCGAGGAGATGGAGCGCGACAGCCGCGTCGTGCTGTTCGGCGAGGACGTCGGCGCACGCGGCGGCGTGTTCATGGCGACGGCCGGGCTGCAGGAACGCTTCGGCAAGCACCGCGTGTTCGACACGCCTCTCAGCGAGGCCAGCATCGTGGGCGCCGCCGTGGGCATGGCCGTGCGCGGCCTGAGGCCCATCGCGGAGATTCAGTTCGCGGACTACATGGGTCCCGGCTTCGATCAGATCATCTCGCAGGCGGCCAAGATCCGCTACCGCAGCGGCGGGCAGTTCACGGCGCCTATGGTTATCCGCACGCCTTCAGGCGGCGGCGTGAAGGGCGGGCACCACCACAGCCAGAGCCCCGAAAGCTACTACACGCACACCCCGGGCCTGAAAGTCGTGATGCCCAGCACCCCCTACGACGCGAAAGGACTGCTCAAAGCAGCGCTGCGGGGCGAGGACCCCGTGATCTACTTCGAGCCCAAGCGCCTGTACCGCGCCGCCAAGGGCCAGGTGCCGGACCACGATTACACCGTGAAACTCGGCGAGGCCGCCATCCGCCGCGAAGGCAGCGACCTGAGCCTCATCGGGTACGGCGGCGTGATGCCCGACCTTGAGAAAGCCGCCGACGCCCTGGGCGCCGAGGGCGTGAGTGTGGAGGTCATTGACCTGCGCTCCCTGGTCCCCTGGGACCGCGACCGCGTGCTCACCAGCGTTCAGAAAACCGGGCGGGCCGTGCTGGTCAGCGAAGCACCCCGCATCAGTAATTTCATGGGCGAGGTCGCGTACGTCATTCAGGAACAGGCGTTCGACTTCCTCACCGCGCCCGTCGGGCAGGTGGCGGGGTTCGACACGCCGTACCCGTACGTGCAGGACAAGGTGTACCTGCCCGGCGCGAACCGCATCGTGGCGGCGTGCGTGCAGGCCCTGAACTACTGA
- the mnmG gene encoding tRNA uridine-5-carboxymethylaminomethyl(34) synthesis enzyme MnmG yields MNGWNVIVIGGGHAGLEAAWAAAKFARVALLISNPATVGRMPCNPAVGGPGKSQLVFELQALGGLMGRLADETAIHTRMLNASKGPAVQSLRVQNERDAYAERAQDVIFEHPNIDILRGEAADLEEDGLGGWRVVTTDGRRLPARSVVVAAGTFMRGVTWYGRQSRAEGRQGEPPSRFLSAPLARAGHVLKRYKTGTPPRVRADAVNFAALLEIPADPAPRGFTGTPGPRAATSPTWQTHTTPDTHRLIQENLHESPMFAGDIEGLGPRYCPSIEDKVVRFAHHDRHLLFVEPDGVETSEVYLQGFSSSLPPHLQDQLVRTLPGFEQAVIQRYAYAVEYDVVDSTELTLNLESKLLPGVFTAGQINGTSGYEEAAAQGLIAGTAAARRALNEPEQMIGRETGYIGVLLDELVFKGSSEPYRMMTSRVEHRLLVRQDNADERMTPLGHALGLVDATELRRVQAKYARVQAGMNALSAQRIQGQTGDAWLRRPEFSLPDVEAMGFVLPAMAPAEREAVEIRVKYAGYIRRAEQQLKSEDRARELSLEGLDFSSIPSLSNEAREKLTQAQPRTVDQASRISGVRHADLSALLVFLRQRGAPGRTEGASRET; encoded by the coding sequence ATGAACGGCTGGAATGTCATTGTCATTGGTGGTGGGCACGCGGGACTGGAAGCGGCGTGGGCCGCTGCAAAGTTCGCCCGCGTGGCCCTGCTGATCAGCAATCCGGCCACGGTAGGCCGCATGCCCTGTAACCCGGCCGTGGGCGGCCCGGGCAAAAGCCAGCTTGTGTTCGAGCTGCAGGCCCTGGGAGGCCTGATGGGCCGGCTGGCCGATGAGACAGCCATTCACACCCGCATGCTGAATGCCAGCAAGGGACCGGCTGTTCAGTCCCTGCGGGTGCAGAACGAAAGGGACGCCTACGCCGAGCGGGCCCAGGACGTCATTTTCGAGCATCCGAACATCGACATTCTGCGGGGCGAGGCTGCGGACCTCGAAGAGGACGGCCTGGGCGGCTGGCGGGTCGTGACCACGGATGGCCGGCGCCTGCCTGCCCGGTCGGTGGTGGTGGCGGCCGGGACGTTCATGCGAGGCGTTACGTGGTACGGCCGGCAGTCACGCGCCGAGGGCCGCCAGGGTGAACCGCCTTCCCGGTTCCTCTCCGCTCCGCTGGCACGCGCCGGGCACGTGCTCAAGCGCTACAAGACCGGCACGCCACCCCGCGTGCGGGCCGACGCGGTGAACTTTGCGGCGCTGCTGGAGATCCCGGCCGACCCGGCCCCGCGGGGCTTCACAGGAACGCCAGGACCCCGGGCGGCGACGTCACCCACCTGGCAGACGCACACCACTCCGGACACCCACCGCCTGATTCAGGAGAATCTGCACGAGTCCCCGATGTTCGCTGGGGACATCGAAGGCCTGGGACCCCGGTACTGCCCCAGCATTGAAGACAAGGTGGTGCGTTTCGCCCATCACGACCGGCACCTGCTGTTCGTCGAGCCGGACGGAGTGGAAACCAGCGAGGTGTACCTGCAGGGCTTCAGTTCCTCCCTGCCGCCGCACCTGCAGGATCAGCTGGTGCGGACCCTTCCAGGTTTTGAGCAGGCGGTTATTCAGCGCTATGCGTACGCCGTGGAGTACGACGTGGTGGACTCCACCGAGCTCACGCTGAATCTTGAGTCGAAGCTGTTGCCCGGCGTCTTCACGGCCGGCCAGATCAATGGCACAAGCGGCTATGAAGAGGCTGCCGCCCAGGGGCTCATCGCCGGGACGGCGGCGGCGCGCCGGGCTCTGAATGAGCCTGAACAGATGATCGGGCGGGAGACCGGGTATATCGGGGTGCTGCTGGACGAACTGGTCTTCAAGGGCAGCAGTGAGCCGTACCGCATGATGACGAGCCGCGTCGAGCACCGTCTGCTGGTGCGGCAGGACAATGCCGACGAGCGCATGACGCCGCTGGGGCATGCGCTCGGGCTTGTGGACGCCACTGAACTGAGGCGCGTTCAGGCCAAGTACGCGCGGGTCCAGGCGGGTATGAACGCCCTGAGCGCGCAGCGCATCCAGGGACAGACGGGGGACGCCTGGCTGCGCCGACCGGAATTCAGCCTGCCCGATGTGGAGGCAATGGGCTTTGTGCTGCCCGCGATGGCGCCAGCCGAGCGCGAGGCGGTGGAGATCCGGGTGAAATACGCCGGTTACATCCGGCGCGCCGAGCAGCAGCTGAAGTCCGAGGACCGGGCGAGGGAGCTGAGTCTGGAAGGCCTGGATTTTTCCAGTATTCCCTCGCTGTCCAATGAGGCGCGCGAAAAACTTACCCAGGCACAGCCTCGCACCGTGGACCAGGCCAGCCGGATTTCAGGCGTGCGGCACGCGGACCTGAGTGCCCTGCTGGTGTTTCTCCGCCAGCGTGGCGCACCTGGTAGAACAGAGGGTGCTTCACGGGAAACCTGA
- the fmt gene encoding methionyl-tRNA formyltransferase, with protein sequence MTAPRVAFFGSPAFALPVLEAIRARFEVTLVVAQPDKPVGRGLKLTPPPVAARAAELGLPLAQPRKLRGNAAFEAQLRDSGAEVAVTCAYGKILPLSVLTVPRFGFLNTHTSLLPAYRGAAPIQWALIRGESVTGTTIMQTDEGMDTGPILLQEPLPIAPEWTSVELADALSSQAARLIVQALASLDALSPTPQDHARATHAPMLVKEDGFVRWADTARQIVNRSRGVAAWPQTTAFLGGARLKLGGLSVTDGQGAPGEVLNVTAGGVTVAAGEAAVLIRTVQPEARKALPAATWAQASGVTRGARLDLWEPPAS encoded by the coding sequence TTGACCGCGCCCCGCGTGGCGTTTTTCGGGTCGCCGGCATTCGCGCTGCCCGTGCTGGAGGCCATCCGCGCACGGTTTGAAGTGACGCTGGTGGTCGCGCAGCCGGACAAACCGGTCGGGCGGGGCCTGAAACTCACGCCGCCGCCTGTCGCTGCGCGCGCCGCCGAGCTGGGCCTGCCACTCGCACAGCCCCGGAAACTGCGGGGCAACGCGGCCTTCGAAGCGCAGCTGCGTGACTCGGGGGCAGAGGTCGCCGTCACCTGCGCGTACGGGAAGATCCTGCCGCTCAGCGTGCTCACGGTGCCGCGCTTCGGGTTTCTGAACACGCACACCAGTCTGCTGCCCGCCTACCGGGGGGCCGCGCCGATTCAGTGGGCCTTGATCCGCGGGGAGAGCGTGACCGGCACGACCATCATGCAGACGGACGAGGGCATGGACACCGGCCCCATTCTCCTGCAGGAGCCGCTGCCTATCGCGCCGGAGTGGACCAGTGTGGAACTCGCGGACGCGCTCAGCTCGCAGGCGGCGCGCCTGATCGTGCAGGCCCTCGCCAGTCTGGACGCCCTCTCCCCCACTCCGCAGGACCACGCGCGCGCCACGCACGCCCCCATGCTCGTCAAGGAGGACGGGTTCGTGCGCTGGGCTGACACCGCGCGCCAGATTGTGAACCGCTCCCGGGGCGTGGCGGCGTGGCCGCAGACGACAGCGTTTCTGGGGGGCGCGCGGCTGAAGCTGGGTGGCCTGAGCGTCACGGACGGCCAGGGGGCGCCCGGCGAGGTGCTGAACGTCACCGCGGGGGGCGTGACGGTCGCTGCGGGTGAGGCGGCCGTGCTGATCCGCACGGTGCAGCCGGAGGCCCGCAAGGCGCTGCCGGCGGCCACCTGGGCGCAGGCGTCGGGGGTCACGCGCGGGGCGCGGCTGGACCTCTGGGAACCCCCCGCCTCCTGA